Proteins from a single region of Synechococcus sp. WH 8109:
- a CDS encoding DedA family protein produces MGLSDLITQLPELIGQAVEANQWLGYTAIFAAMFLENLFPPIPSELIMPLGGFYVQQGQLDLVPVVLAGLLGTVLGALPWYGIGRLINEERIEAWLQRHGRWIGISADELARSRRWFSRYGTALVFWGRLVPGIRTLISVPAGIEMMPMAPFLVWTTAGSLIWTALLTMAGMVLGEGYSNVELWIDPVSKAVKVLLVVSLLAGAIWLGLRIWRRRQSSD; encoded by the coding sequence ATGGGGCTCTCTGATCTGATCACACAACTGCCGGAGCTGATCGGCCAGGCAGTGGAGGCGAATCAGTGGCTGGGGTACACCGCGATCTTCGCGGCGATGTTTCTTGAGAATCTGTTCCCGCCGATTCCGTCAGAGCTGATCATGCCCCTCGGGGGCTTTTATGTGCAGCAGGGTCAGCTGGATCTGGTGCCCGTGGTGTTGGCCGGTTTGCTGGGCACGGTGCTCGGTGCCCTGCCCTGGTACGGGATCGGACGGTTGATCAACGAGGAACGGATCGAAGCCTGGTTGCAACGCCACGGTCGCTGGATTGGCATCAGTGCCGATGAGTTGGCCCGCAGCCGCCGCTGGTTCAGCCGCTATGGCACCGCCCTGGTGTTCTGGGGGCGTCTGGTTCCTGGAATTCGCACGCTGATCTCAGTGCCTGCGGGCATTGAAATGATGCCGATGGCGCCGTTTCTGGTCTGGACCACCGCCGGCAGCCTGATCTGGACGGCCCTGCTCACCATGGCCGGCATGGTTCTCGGAGAGGGATATAGCAACGTTGAGCTCTGGATTGACCCTGTCTCCAAGGCCGTCAAGGTGTTGCTGGTGGTGTCTCTGCTGGCGGGCGCGATCTGGCTGGGTCTGCGCATCTGGCGCCGGCGTCAGTCGTCCGACTGA
- a CDS encoding single-stranded DNA-binding protein, which produces MGVNSVTLVGRAGRDPEVRYFESGSMVANLTMAVNRRSRDDEPDWFNLEIWGKQAQVAADYVKKGSLLGIIGSFKLDRWTDRASGEERSKPVVRVDRLELLGSKRDNQEAAGTFGGQASDEDIPF; this is translated from the coding sequence ATGGGCGTTAATTCCGTCACCCTCGTCGGCCGTGCCGGCCGCGATCCCGAAGTGCGTTACTTCGAGTCCGGCAGCATGGTGGCCAACCTCACCATGGCGGTGAACCGTCGCAGCCGCGACGATGAACCCGACTGGTTCAACCTCGAGATCTGGGGCAAGCAGGCCCAGGTTGCTGCGGATTACGTAAAGAAGGGCTCCTTGCTGGGCATCATCGGCAGCTTCAAGCTGGATCGCTGGACCGACCGTGCCAGCGGCGAAGAGCGCAGCAAGCCCGTGGTTCGTGTGGATCGACTCGAACTGCTGGGATCCAAACGGGACAACCAGGAGGCCGCCGGCACCTTTGGCGGCCAGGCCTCCGATGAGGACATCCCCTTCTGA
- a CDS encoding rod shape-determining protein, which produces MFFRRFQLSRDIGIDLGTANTLIYVSGRGIVLQEPSVVALDLERGTTMAVGDEAKLMLGRTPGNIRAVRPLRDGVIADFDAAEQMLKTFITKGNEGRGIMAPRLVVGIPSGVTGVERRAVREAGMAGAREVHLIDEPVAAAIGAGLPVTEPVGTMIVDIGGGTTEVAVLSLGGTVLSESVRVAGDEISDSISVYLKKVHNMVVGERTAEEIKIRIGSAFPDDEFDQQSMDVRGLHLLSGLPRTINLKAGDLREAIAEPLNVIVEAVKRTLERTPPELAADIVDRGIMLAGGGALVRGISDLISHETGIFVHIAEDPLLCVVNGCGQVLEDWKRLQRVVDTPEFVRTAAGV; this is translated from the coding sequence GTGTTCTTTCGTCGTTTCCAGCTGTCGCGCGACATCGGCATCGACCTGGGCACCGCTAACACCCTGATCTACGTTTCCGGCCGGGGCATCGTGCTGCAGGAGCCCTCCGTGGTGGCTCTTGATCTCGAGCGTGGCACCACCATGGCAGTGGGTGATGAAGCCAAGTTGATGCTCGGCCGCACCCCTGGAAACATCCGGGCAGTCCGCCCTTTGCGCGATGGGGTGATCGCCGATTTTGATGCTGCTGAGCAAATGCTCAAAACCTTCATCACCAAAGGCAATGAGGGCCGCGGCATCATGGCCCCTCGACTCGTGGTCGGCATCCCTAGTGGTGTGACCGGTGTGGAGCGTCGCGCCGTCCGCGAAGCCGGCATGGCTGGGGCGCGTGAAGTGCATCTGATTGATGAGCCGGTGGCAGCCGCCATCGGTGCGGGCCTTCCGGTCACTGAGCCCGTTGGGACGATGATTGTCGACATCGGTGGCGGCACCACCGAGGTGGCGGTACTGAGCCTCGGTGGAACGGTGCTGAGTGAATCCGTCCGCGTAGCCGGCGATGAGATCAGCGATTCCATCAGTGTTTACCTGAAAAAGGTTCACAACATGGTGGTGGGCGAGCGCACGGCCGAGGAGATCAAGATCCGCATCGGCTCCGCCTTCCCGGACGACGAGTTCGATCAGCAGTCCATGGATGTGCGGGGTCTGCACCTGCTCTCCGGTTTGCCGCGCACCATCAATCTCAAGGCCGGTGATCTGCGGGAAGCAATTGCGGAGCCTCTTAACGTGATTGTTGAAGCGGTGAAACGCACCCTGGAGCGCACACCCCCTGAGCTGGCGGCAGACATCGTGGATCGCGGCATCATGCTTGCGGGAGGTGGTGCGTTAGTCCGAGGCATCAGTGACCTGATCAGCCACGAGACCGGCATCTTTGTGCACATCGCCGAAGACCCCCTGCTCTGCGTGGTGAACGGTTGCGGCCAGGTTCTGGAGGACTGGAAACGCCTGCAGCGGGTGGTGGATACCCCGGAATTCGTCCGAACCGCGGCAGGCGTCTGA
- the mreC gene encoding rod shape-determining protein MreC translates to MAPTLRPGKSRWRGLGQLTPWLLLVGGLLMVRLSKGAGFTDAYALLSRPFWPGSAQREWVMAATDLEERSRLQLLEDDNRRLRALLELQQRGSAQGKVSAAVISRSSRGWWQQLQLGKGSLQGIGRSDAVLGPGGLVGRIDSVTPATARVKLLTAPGHEIGVWLPRSRRHGLLVGRGSSRLSLRFIDKDPDVRPGDLVATSPASTLLPPNVPVGVIQSVDEQAVPAPVAVVQLIAAPEAIDWVQVQTR, encoded by the coding sequence ATGGCCCCGACGCTCCGTCCCGGCAAGAGCCGCTGGCGCGGATTGGGGCAACTCACCCCCTGGCTGCTGCTTGTGGGCGGGCTTCTGATGGTGCGTCTGAGCAAGGGCGCTGGTTTCACCGATGCCTATGCGCTGCTCAGCCGTCCTTTCTGGCCTGGTTCTGCCCAGCGGGAATGGGTCATGGCTGCAACGGATTTGGAGGAGCGGTCTCGCCTGCAGCTGCTGGAAGACGACAACCGTCGCTTGCGCGCTTTGTTGGAGTTGCAGCAACGAGGATCAGCTCAAGGCAAGGTATCGGCTGCCGTGATCTCCCGCTCTTCGCGGGGGTGGTGGCAGCAATTGCAACTGGGCAAGGGCTCGCTGCAGGGCATCGGTAGGAGCGATGCGGTTCTTGGCCCTGGCGGTTTGGTGGGCCGCATCGACAGTGTTACTCCCGCCACGGCGCGGGTGAAGTTGCTTACCGCTCCGGGCCATGAGATCGGCGTCTGGCTGCCCCGCAGCCGCCGCCACGGATTGCTGGTCGGCCGCGGCAGCAGCCGGCTTTCGCTTCGTTTCATCGACAAGGACCCCGACGTGCGTCCGGGGGATCTGGTGGCTACGTCCCCGGCCAGCACCTTGTTGCCCCCCAACGTGCCGGTGGGGGTGATCCAGTCGGTAGATGAACAGGCTGTTCCTGCACCTGTAGCGGTGGTGCAGTTGATCGCAGCACCGGAGGCGATCGACTGGGTGCAGGTGCAAACCCGTTGA